CTGCTGGACAGAGACGCGCTCAAGCAGAGCCTGGTGGTGGCGGTGCAGGACCACGGCCAGCCCCCTCTCTCGGCCACCGTCACGCTCACCGTGGCCGTGGCCGACAGCATCCCGGACGTCCTGGCCGATCTGGGCAGCATCAGGACCCCCGGCGACCCAGACGATTCGGACCTCACGCTCTAcctggtggtggcggtggccgCAGTGTCCTGCGTCTTCCTCGCCTTTGTCATCGTGCTGCTGGCGCTCAGGCTGAGGCGCTGGCACGCGACGCGCCTGCTCCAGGCTTCAGGAGGCGGGCTGGTGGGCGTGCCGGACTCGCACTTTGTGGGCGTGGACGGGGTGCGGGCTTTCCTACAGACCTATTCGCATGAGGTCTCGCTGACCGCGAACTCGCGGGAGAGTCACGTGATCTTCCCCCAGCCCAACTACGTCGACACGCTCATCAGTCTGGAGAGCTGTGAGAAAAATGATTCCTTGCTAACATCCCCAGATTTTCGTCAATGTAAGAACGAAGCTGCTTCTGTTCAGGTGAGTTCAGTTCTTTGTTCACGTTTAATTCTCagaggaattataatttttataaatttatattttaaaacacacattgTGGagatagtttaaaatatttttttaaaaagtggaccGCGAAGTTTTTGGGTTTAGTGGTGATACTATAAAATTGAGCTCTAATCATGATAGTTTGCTTCATTTGCTTTCCAACGGCTGGACAAGATTGTTTAAATGTCAACTCTCAACCTTTTGAAAATCTTCcatatgaggggcacctggctggctcagtcagtagagcctgagactctcgatctcagggtagtgagttccagccccactttgggtgtagagattacttttaaaaaatacaaaaaattggggcgtctgggtgactgGGTCGGTTGggcctcagactcttggtttctgcgtAGGcagtgatctcatgggttgttcgatcaagcaggggtggggctccctgctcagtgaggagtctgcttgattattctttccctctgcccctccacctactggtgctcacacactctctctcaaataagtcttttttaaagagaaaagaaaaacataaaaaaataaatttaaaaaatcctccaTATGTTGCTATAATTATCACTTATCACTCATCACTTAAAAAGTAGTTACCCAACCACATGAAGTTTGTCTTATatttaggaaatatatatatatatattcctaataaaaattgagaaaaaaataactgagaCTTTTAAATCCTTGTATTGGCTtagtaaaagtaaaatacatctcacaattttaagattctgtttagGGTTTGAATCTTGAAGGTCTGAAGTTTCCTAGGATTTTGGAGATTTCTTCACCTTAAACCCCTTTTATGAGCCTTGTGTTTGCATCAGTACCCTTGAAAACTTTAATACTTCTTATTAtattacaaaacagaaataaatttgaaagggCAGAACTTGGTAGTAGGTGAAACTGATTCCCATATGTGTCAGGGCTCTCCAAGAGCTCATACTAAAGAAGACATAGAATCTAAAGCCTAAAATGTCcattacccccccaaaaaaaaacccaaaataaaaacaacaaaatcatatttgaaataaaatatcattttgtaaaatacagaaaacatgtTTTCATAAGTTCCGATGAGTTGTTTTGATTGGACAGCCATGTGAAATGTGCTGTGTTCTCATGGTGAGAGAGTTTGAGAATGTTGGTTTTAAGAAGTTTCATATAAACAGATTCTAAACAAGCTGatcaactcaattaaaaatgattCCATCTGGATTATATATCTTCTGTATTCCTTCTTATAACATTTTAACAGTGCTAACTCTTGATTTGTCATCAGTGagaatgaaaaacacaataaagCATTTGTTAGTTATAAAAAGGGTACTTCCCAAGGATTGTGTAGTGTTTCCTCCTATTTTGCACATACTGTGGGTGGGATTTAACTTCATATTGTCTGTAGTGTTTGGGTGCACAGACCTTTGAGGGGACAACTATATTATTGATacttcacaatttttattttttatttttttaaagatttttatttatttgacagagagagagacagtcagtgagagagcgaacacaagcaggggagtgggagaggaataagcaggcctccagggcagagcatggagccccatgtggggcttgatcccaggaccccggaatcacaccctgagaGGAAAGCAgacgaatgagccacccaagcgccccaatttttaagtgtttggaaAATTGCCCTGACAAAAGTCCTTATTCTTGTTCAAAACATTCActgattgttaaaaaaaaattcaacaaatggaGTAATACAGAACAATTGTCATTTGCCCAGGAAATTTATGTGAATAAACTTACCATAAGCTCAAGTCTAAAGTCATTACTTCAGTAtaacatagatacatagatatgaAAGTAATGTGATCACCTGAAATATCCTTTTTGTATTGAAGACTAGATAAACATTTTCCGAGTGACTTTTAAGAATGAATTAATATACTATATCGGGTATGACATAATCCAAATAAGTTTTAGACATGAAGAAGAAGGTAGAGTAAATCATCTCTTGACTACATCATAAGGACaggtgtttttttgtgtgtgtgaatacttCCTTAGATAgtcaaaagagtaaaaagaaattatttttaaaagagagtgtTGATATTATCAGAAGAAGTTTGAGGATGTAGGAAATTGCACAACTTTACAGAATAATTTTCAACTGTGTTAGTATTTGCTAATATATGTGATATGAAACAACAATAATGTAGAAATGTTAGGGGAAACATTTAGGAATCAATGAAAGAAGATTGAAATTGTTTCACATATTATACGTaataaagagaaatgattttGTGAAGTCAGTAGATGATAAACTCTCTGAGGTCAAGACCCctgtcttactcatttttatatcGCCACTGACAAGGGCAGTACTTAGCACAAGGCAAGAGTTCGATGTATGCAGTAGGGTGAAATGGATGGACCCGTATATGTAGGTTTCTAAAAAAAACTCAacatatttctaataatttggaaacaagagaaaaggctttataatttaaaatattaaatatattaacataaaaacaTGGCTTGTTCAGTTAGGCACAAGATTGTAATTATTGTAGTGGTTAAACTgaagcagcagaggctgcagtTTCCTAGTGCGGACTGTGAGCGCCGCTGTTGGCCAAAATGGAGAGCTTGGGCACCGGCTATCTCCTCGCGCAGCCGCAGCGCACTTTCCCTGTCGGACTCGCTAGCCCGAGCCTTTACACCACTTCCTCCTCTGGAGAAGAAGAAACCCTGACCCTCACACAGGACTTACAGCCTGTTCGGAGCTCCGGACATCTGCAGCACAGAGATTATTTGTAATCCGGCGTCTCCAGGCCGGTGAGCAACCTGAGGGGAGCAAAGAGGGATGGGGAGCGGCGCTGCGGAGAGGGGCTGGGCTGAGAGGCGGCCAGTGCTCTTTCCCTTGCTGCTGTCTTTGTTCTGCCCGGCGCTCTCTGAGCAGATCCGCTACAGGATTCCCGAGGAAATGCCCGAGGGCTCGGTGGTGGGGAACCTCGCCAAGGATTTGGGACTGAGCGCGCATGAGTTACCGACTCGACAACTGCGCATCAGTTCGGAGAAGGCTTACTTCACTGTGAGCGCCAAGAGCGGGGAGTTACTTGTGGGCAGCAGGCTAGACCGGGAGCAGATCTGTGGGAAGAAGGCAGCCTGTACTCTGGAATTTGAGGCTGTTGCTGAAAATCCGTTGAACTTTTATCACGTGAGTGTGGACATCGAAGATATTAATGACCATACCCCAAAATTCACGCAAACTTCTTTTGACCTGCAAATAAGTGAGTCGACTGTGCCAGGCACTCGGTTTATATTAGAAACAGCGGAAGATGCAGATATTGGCTTAAATGCTCTGCAGATTTATAAACTCTCTCTTAGTCCTATTTTCTCATtgataaataaagagaaacaagatGGTAGTAAATACCCAGAACTGGCATTGGAGAAACGTTTAGACCGGGAACAACAGAGTTACCATCATTTAATTCTGACTGCCTTGGATGGTGGGGATCCGCCACTCAGCGGCACCACTGAGCTCCGGATCCAGGTTACTGACGCCAATGATAACGCCCCTGTATTCAGCCAGGACGTATACAGAGTAAGCCTTCGTGAAAATGTGCCCCCAGGCACCGCAGTGGTGCAGGTGTCAGCCACTGACCAAGATGAGGGCATCAACTCTGAAATCACTTACTCCTTCTACAGGACCGGGCGAGTCTTCAGTCTGAATTCAAAGAGCGGGGAAATTACAACTCTTAAGACTCTGGATTTCGAAGAAATCAAGGAATATTCTATAGTGGTGGAAGGGAGAGATGGTGGAGGACTGGCTGCACAATGTACAGTTGAAATTAACATTCAAGATGAAAATGACAACAGTCCAGAAATTACATTCCATTCTCTAGCCGAAATGGTTCTGGAAAACGCACTGCCAGGAACGCCAATTGCTTTAATCAAAACATATGATCGAGATTCTGGGGAGAATGGGGAGGTTAATTGTCGATTAGAGGGTGAAGTTCCTTTTCAGATAATCTCTTCATCCAAAAATTCATATAAGTTAATAATAGACGGGACTCTTGACCGAGAACACACCCCGGAATACAATGTCACCATAACAGCCACTGACAGAGGCAAGCCTCCCCTTTCTTCCAGCACTACCATCACCCTGCACATCACCGATGTCAACGACAACGCGCCTGTTTTCCACCAGGCCTCCTACGTGGTTCACGTGGCCGAGAACAATCCTCCAGGCGCCTCTATTGCGCAAGTCAGCGCCTCCGACCCCGACCTGGGACACAACGGCCGCGTCTCCTACTCCATCGTGGCCAGCGACCTGGAGCCACGGGCGCTGGCGTCCTACGTGTCCGTGAGCGCGCAGAGCGGCGTGGTGTTCGCGCAGCGCGCCTTCGACCACGAGCAGCTGCGCGCCTTCGAGCTGACCCTGCAGGCCCGCGACCAGGGCTCGCCCGCGCTCAGCGCCAACGTGAGCCTGCGCGTGTTGGTGGACGACCGCAACGACAACGCGCCGCGGGTGCTGTACCCGGCGCTGGGGCCCGACGGCTCGGCGCTCTTCGACACGGTGCCGCGCGCCGCGCAGCCCGGCTACCTGGTCACCAAGGTGGTGGCGGTGGACGCCGACTCGGGACACAATGCCTGGCTGTCGTACCACGTGCTGCAGGCCAGCGAGCCGGGACTCTTCAGCCTGGGGCTGCGCACGGGCGAGGTGCGCACGGCGCGTGCTTTGGGCGACAGGGACGCGGCCCGCCAGCGCCTGCTGGTCGCTGTGCGGGATGGGGGACAGCCGCCCCTCTCAGCCACAGCCACACTGCTCCTGGTTTTCGCTGACAGCTTACAGGAGGTGCTTCCGGATGTCAGCGACCGGCCGGCACCCTCTGACCCCCAGGCAGAGCTGCAGTTTTACCTGGTGGTGGCTTTGGCCTTGATTTCCGTGCTCTTCCTCCTCGCGGTGATTCTGGCGGTTGCCCTGCGCCTGCGAAGCTCCTCCAGCGCCACCACCTGGGGCTGCTTTCAGCCTGGTCTGTGTGTCAAGTCAGGACCTGTGGTTCCTCCCAACTACAGTGAAGGGACTTTGCCTTATTCCTACAATCTGTGCGTTGCCCATACTGGAAAGACAgagtttaattttctaaaatgtaatgaGCCATTGAGTTCAGGACAAGGTATGCTACTTTGCGGTGATTCATCTGGGGCCTTATTTCCACTGTGTAATACCAGTGAGTCGACTTCCCATCCTGAAACTCTAACTGCGGTGAGTTCTATTTAAGTATCTACTCCTTTTCATCATCTACCcaatttttcatgtttatatgaaaatatattagtAAGTTGTCTTAAGGATATTGTAGCCCATCAGAAAGCTGTACTTCCATTTTTTGAGGAGAGTGTTGAGCTGGGAGTAGTTATGTGACGTATAATAGAGTTATCACACCACCTTCAGATTTACAAAGTAGTGTGTTTCCTCCTTGCTTCACAGTAAAAGTATTATAtcaatttcttacattttttcatAGGTAATGAAATTTACCCAGAATGCCTCATTTATATTTGagttttttaacatataaataaacaCTAAATTTAAAGTAGGCAATCATTTGATTTgtcctttaaaacaaagaaactacTACTAGCCTTCTTTTTCACTGATTTTGCTAATAGAGGTTCCATCTTTCTAAATGTTTATTCCTCATGTCTAGTTGCTTATATCTACTTAGTCATGACTGTTTGAATACtttaaaactataagaaaaatagtgtgtgggaggggagaggaggagagagacccAGTGACTTCATCAGAAGTTCCAATCATTATCTAAATTCCTTCAAATTTTCTTGAATGCAaaatcctcctcttcctcttatAGTTAATAGAAGACACTTgaccaaataaaaggaaatgctaTTGCCTCTATCACTTGCTATCATTCCTTACctatattttttgaagaaaagggggaaagtcACTGGATTTGTCTTATTATTTGGAACTCTAAACATTAGTGATTAGAGGTTTTCTCATCATCCTTGTATCTgtaggagggaaggagaatcccaaattttccattttatggcAAAAATTACCAATTTTATGCTCAAAGTTGCCATTTCCTAAGAAGCAGTCTTTTGCTCGGTCTTCCTTAGTAACTGCTTCAGTAAATGGTATCCTTACAAATTGctgagagaattttttaaaaggtaggttctatgtccagtgtggggcttgaactcaccaccttgagatgctcaactgatggagccagccaggttcccctgaAAGAATTTCTTGTAATGGCAcgttttgctttttaatgataataatttgttctacatcttgttttctttttctctaattatCAGAGGTTTAAGTGACCTTTACAATAAGAAGTTTAAGACTACTTTAACTGCATAATTTCTTTATGGAAGGATTGAAATGGAAGCTTGCTTTTCattgtgtgtttatttgaatATTCCAAATGCCATAGCCAGTTCATGCATTATGTATTcacagagaaaatttaaaaacattgaaatagCATTAAAGTGTAACATTTACAAATATGCAACTTTAAAAAACcagtccttttaaaatttagcaaTATTAGGTGAGAAAATCTATTACTGTTgcataatttaaattattttgtgaatgAAATTTTAAGGAAACCTTACTCCAGCAAGTTACTATCTGCATAAgttaaccttaaaaaataatttcaaaatgaataatccatACATTCACTcaatgtaatatgtaatatatgtttattgtataaaactaagaaaaacatGAATGTATTTCCAAAGAGGATGTACATTGTAGTGACTTCAGAAAATAATGACATAtagaaaaattttgaaacattatAAAAAGGGAATTagaatattttacatatgtaaaaaGAGAGCAAAATTCTACCAAGAATAAGTTAATTTGATATTAAGAAAAAATGGtgagtggcacctgggtggctcagtcggttaaacatctgactcttgatctcagctcaggtcttgatttcagggtctttggaagttcaagccccacattgagctccatgctgggcgtggagcgtacttaaaaaaagaaaaagaaaaaaagaaaagatgtcgATTTAACAGTACACTTAATACAAGTTTCATTCCACTTCATTTTCAACTAACATATCCAGAAATGGTAAGTGCTTTTGAGATGAGAATGCAAGAAACAGTGAAACAAGTCTACGATCATGGTTAGAAgagagtgttttctttttcagtcatcTATAACCAAGTATTATCTCAGTGGGTGTAGTGTCGGACTAGGACTCTAAGGGCGCTGTTGACCAGCTCTAAGAAAAAGCTCAAATCAACTCTCTATCCTATCCCGATGTTAAGATCTGCAACTACACAAAGCCTCACAGATCCCACAAACTGCAGTAAAAGCTGCAACAAAACTCACCCTCTTAACTTGCGGCACTTCAGTTTCTCCTGAGGAAAAAGGTAAAAGGTCATCATAAtttgcaggaggaaaaaaaagcctAAGGAGTCAATTTGCACAGAAAgcattctggggaaaaaatatatCCGTAGTGAAGGAACAATGCCCGCTCCACTAATCTGCACCGCAAAGGACTGGTTCTGCTGTGCTTTTTCCTGGGCAGGCTTTGGGAGACCGGGACCAGCCAGATACGCTACTCGTTGcctgaagagacagaaaaagactCTATTGTGGGGGAATATCTCCAAGGATCTGGGGCTGGAGCCCCAGGAGCTGGCAGAGCGCGGTGTCTGCATCATTTCCAGAGGTAGGACGCAGCTTTTTGCTCTGAACCCCCGAAGCGGCAGTTTAGTCACTGAGGATGGAAAAGACCAGGaggagctctgtgctcagagagcAGTGTCTGGTTAACTTTGAATTCCTAGTGGAAGGGTAAAACTTTACAGAACGGAAGTAGAAGTAACTGATATAAACGACAGTGCGCCAGAATTCCAGGCTGAGAATCTGGAagtaaaaattaatgtaattgcTGCGCTTGGAACACGTTACCCACTGCCAGAGGCTGTTGACCCGGACGTGGAGCTATCAGCTCAGCCCCCATCCCCACTTCTCCCTCGACGTGCAAACTGGAGACGAGACGGAACTCTGCACCCAGAGCTGGTGCTGGAGCAGGCCCTAGACCGCGAGGAAGAGGCTGCTCACCACCTGGTCCTCATCGCCTGGGATGGCGGTGACCCGCGTCGCTCCAGCACAGTGCACATCCACGTGACAGTGCTGGATACAAATGTCAATGCCCCGGTTTTTGCTCTACCGATTTACCGAGTGAAAGTCCCAGAGAACTTGCACCCGGCTGCTTACTGTGAGCGCTAGCGACCCCGATGACGGAGCCAATGGAGAAGTGACCTATAGATTCTGGAAGATTAGTGAAAAACAATCTCCGTTATTCCAGCTTAATGAAAATACTGGGGAAATATCAACAGCAGAGAGTCTAGACTATGAAGAATGTGCATTTTATGAAATGGAAATACAAGCTGAAGATGTGGGGGCACTTTTGGGGAGGACCAAAGTGCTCATTTCAGTGGAAGATGTGCATGACAATAGACCGGAAGTGATCATTACATCTCTGTTTAGCCCAGTCTTGGAAAATACTCTTCCTGGAACAGTAATCGCCTTCCTGAATGTGTATGACCGAGACTCCGGGAAGAATGGTCAAGTTGTCTGTAACACACCTCATAATTTACCTTttcaattagaaaaattaatagaagatTATTATAGATTGGTGACAGTCCAAATTCTTGACAGAGAAAAAAACCCTCTGAATATAAAATCACAGTAACATCAACAGACAGAGGAATGCTGCTCCGGTCCACAGCAATTTACATCCATCTACACCGAAGATATCGATGATAACCCAGCTTCTCTGGAAACTCCTATTCAGTCTACCTCCCTGAGAACAACCTTAGAGCCATCTTCATCTTCTTGGTGCCAGCCCATGACCCCGACAGTAACGAGAACACTCAGGTGTTATTTCACCTTGGCTGAGGACACTATCCAAGGGTTGCCTCTTTCCTCCTATGTCTCCATCAGCTCCGACACTGGCGTGATATACATGCTGTGTTCCTTTGGCTTTGAGCAGTTTCATGATCTTGAAATGCAGGTGAGGACAAGTGACAGTGGGAACCAACCATTCAGCAGCAATGTGTCACTGAACTTGCTTGTGCTGGACCAGGACAGTGCACCAGAAATCCTGTACCCCACTCTCCCCAACTGATGTTTCCACTGGTGTGCACTCTGCAGAACCTGGTGACCTGGTAACCAAGATGGTGGCTGTAGATGGAGGCTCAAGTTGGAATGCCTGGCTGTCCTACTGCCTGCTCAAGGCCAGTGAGCCTGGGCTCTTCTCGGGGCAGGCCCTACTGGACAGAGACTCACTCCAGCAgagcctggtggtggtggtggtccaGGACCACAGCCAGCCCCCTCTCTCATCCACTGTCACACTCACCGTGGCCTTGACTGATAGCATTCCAGATGTGCTGGCTGACCTCAACAGTCTGGAGGTCCCCGCATACCCAGAGACCTCAGACCTCACCCTATACTTAGTGGAGTCAGTGGCTGCCATCTCCTGCATCTTCCTTACCATTGTCATTGTGTTTCTGGTGCTCAGGTTTTGGCGTTGGCACACCTCACATCTAGTCCAGGCTGTGGGGATTGGATTTGCTGGTGTGCCTACTTCTCACTCTGTGGGTGTTGGCGGGGTGTGGGCTTTTCTGCAGACTTACTCCCAGGAAGCTTCACTCATGGCGGACTCCTGGGAGAGTCATGTGATCTTTCCCCAGCCCAAGTATGACAATATCCTGATTAGCCAGGAGCGCTGTCAGAAAAATGACCCTTCCTGTGTTTCAGATGATTCTAGGTTTCCTGTAGGAAACACGTCTTTGCTTCAGTGAGTTccatttttcctctattttctattATAACTGGTTTTGTCTTTAAGGTTTGCACTTAAGGTATGATACACTGATGTTAATGCATTTCACACCACTTAGGTTTTCATTGGGCCTAATTTTTGCTCTAACATCTATAGGAGGCATTTATTGGTTACATCACTGATAAAACTTTCACTTTATCCTAATTAAATTAACCTAGGGTCAATGGAAACCCTCTTCATGGGGCTGCTCTCATTGAGCATTGATATGGGCTATTTGGGTGTGTTTGCTTGGTTGGTTATCAGTTCACTACTAATTCTTAGGGGTGGTTTTCCATTCCTGAaagttattattgttgttattttcagTGGCCCCATTGTGAACTTCTTATATATCTTCGAACTTCTTACATACTGCTGAAACATAACTACACCTGATAACTGATTTTGTAAAGGTAAATTAATGACAAAACACATTCGTTCTTCTTGAAGAAACTAAAAGCCCAGACTTTTCTGCTTCTGCTATTCTGTTTCTATGATAGGACACCACCCCTTTGAGGTTATGTTTTTCAGATCACATGTTTGTAGAGGTTGTTGGAATTTAAAGATCACTTTTGAGGAAGAATGACACTTCACTTACAGGGATTTCTGAGGATGAACACCAAAAGAGGACAAAACAAGGGAgataaaaattattcttcaacCATCTGTTATTTATGGTTCAATTCTCCAATCTCCAGCCTAGAAATAAATCTGGATAAGGGAGACAATTTAGGAAAATATTCTCAAGAACTGCTGGGAGagattctaaaaatattttactcgCTTTTAGCTATaaggaaaacaatattttatttgattttgaacATAGTGtcaatttaagtaaaaaaagacattccaggagactttatttttttattatttattttttgagagagtgagagagtgaaggggtgagggcagagagagggggagagaatcttaagcagactctgcgctcagtgcggagcctgaagGGGGCTGGAtatcatgacgctgagatcatgacctgaggtgaaaccaagagttggaggcttaaccaactgagccacccagatgcccctccaggagactttaaaaataagctttgaaGTTGACTCAAAATTCTATTCTAAACACGCTGGCTATAGGGTTAACAAGTCTGGAAAGCCAGTATGACATACAgacattataattatttcaaatactcTTATTTCTaagctattaagaaaaaaaataaagcatccttCTGGGTCATATTTTTAACTGTGC
This Ursus arctos isolate Adak ecotype North America unplaced genomic scaffold, UrsArc2.0 scaffold_5, whole genome shotgun sequence DNA region includes the following protein-coding sequences:
- the LOC113255376 gene encoding protocadherin gamma-B5 isoform X20, which translates into the protein MGSGAAERGWAERRPVLFPLLLSLFCPALSEQIRYRIPEEMPEGSVVGNLAKDLGLSAHELPTRQLRISSEKAYFTVSAKSGELLVGSRLDREQICGKKAACTLEFEAVAENPLNFYHVSVDIEDINDHTPKFTQTSFDLQISESTVPGTRFILETAEDADIGLNALQIYKLSLSPIFSLINKEKQDGSKYPELALEKRLDREQQSYHHLILTALDGGDPPLSGTTELRIQVTDANDNAPVFSQDVYRVSLRENVPPGTAVVQVSATDQDEGINSEITYSFYRTGRVFSLNSKSGEITTLKTLDFEEIKEYSIVVEGRDGGGLAAQCTVEINIQDENDNSPEITFHSLAEMVLENALPGTPIALIKTYDRDSGENGEVNCRLEGEVPFQIISSSKNSYKLIIDGTLDREHTPEYNVTITATDRGKPPLSSSTTITLHITDVNDNAPVFHQASYVVHVAENNPPGASIAQVSASDPDLGHNGRVSYSIVASDLEPRALASYVSVSAQSGVVFAQRAFDHEQLRAFELTLQARDQGSPALSANVSLRVLVDDRNDNAPRVLYPALGPDGSALFDTVPRAAQPGYLVTKVVAVDADSGHNAWLSYHVLQASEPGLFSLGLRTGEVRTARALGDRDAARQRLLVAVRDGGQPPLSATATLLLVFADSLQEVLPDVSDRPAPSDPQAELQFYLVVALALISVLFLLAVILAVALRLRSSSSATTWGCFQPGLCVKSGPVVPPNYSEGTLPYSYNLCVAHTGKTEFNFLKCNEPLSSGQGMLLCGDSSGALFPLCNTSESTSHPETLTAALGDRDQPDTLLVA
- the LOC125282974 gene encoding LOW QUALITY PROTEIN: protocadherin gamma-A9-like (The sequence of the model RefSeq protein was modified relative to this genomic sequence to represent the inferred CDS: deleted 1 base in 1 codon); the encoded protein is MTPTVTRTLRCYFTLAEDTIQGLPLSSYVSISSDTGVIYMLCSFGFEQFHDLEMQVRTSDSGNQPFSSNVSLNLLVLDQDSAPEILYPTLPTDVSTGVHSAEPGDLVTKMVAVDGGSSWNAWLSYCLLKASEPGLFSGQALLDRDSLQQSLVVVVVQDHSQPPLSSTVTLTVALTDSIPDVLADLNSLEVPAYPETSDLTLYLVESVAAISCIFLTIVIVFLVLRFWRWHTSHLVQAVGIGFAGVPTSHSVGVGGVWAFLQTYSQEASLMADSWESHVIFPQPKYDNILISQERCQKNDPSCVSDDSRFPVGNTSLLQ
- the LOC113255376 gene encoding protocadherin gamma-B5 isoform X18; amino-acid sequence: MGSGAAERGWAERRPVLFPLLLSLFCPALSEQIRYRIPEEMPEGSVVGNLAKDLGLSAHELPTRQLRISSEKAYFTVSAKSGELLVGSRLDREQICGKKAACTLEFEAVAENPLNFYHVSVDIEDINDHTPKFTQTSFDLQISESTVPGTRFILETAEDADIGLNALQIYKLSLSPIFSLINKEKQDGSKYPELALEKRLDREQQSYHHLILTALDGGDPPLSGTTELRIQVTDANDNAPVFSQDVYRVSLRENVPPGTAVVQVSATDQDEGINSEITYSFYRTGRVFSLNSKSGEITTLKTLDFEEIKEYSIVVEGRDGGGLAAQCTVEINIQDENDNSPEITFHSLAEMVLENALPGTPIALIKTYDRDSGENGEVNCRLEGEVPFQIISSSKNSYKLIIDGTLDREHTPEYNVTITATDRGKPPLSSSTTITLHITDVNDNAPVFHQASYVVHVAENNPPGASIAQVSASDPDLGHNGRVSYSIVASDLEPRALASYVSVSAQSGVVFAQRAFDHEQLRAFELTLQARDQGSPALSANVSLRVLVDDRNDNAPRVLYPALGPDGSALFDTVPRAAQPGYLVTKVVAVDADSGHNAWLSYHVLQASEPGLFSLGLRTGEVRTARALGDRDAARQRLLVAVRDGGQPPLSATATLLLVFADSLQEVLPDVSDRPAPSDPQAELQFYLVVALALISVLFLLAVILAVALRLRSSSSATTWGCFQPGLCVKSGPVVPPNYSEGTLPYSYNLCVAHTGKTEFNFLKCNEPLSSGQGMLLCGDSSGALFPLCNTSESTSHPETLTAQAPPNTDWRFSQAQRPGTSGSQNGDETGTWPNNQFDTEMLQAMILASASEAADGSSTLGGGAGTMGLSARYGPQFTLQHVPDYRQNVYIPGSNATLTNAAGKRDGKAPAGGNGNKKKSGKKEKK